GCAAGGAGAGCGGTAACAATAAACGCCATTGGATATCCACGATAAAAACTCGGTACTTTTGCATACCGTAATTTTTCCCGAATACCAGCTAACAAAACGGTAGCAACAGTAAATCCAAGAGCAACACTGATACTATAAATGACCACCTGCAGAAGATTATAATTATAATCAACTCCAAAAAAAGTAACCGCTAATATCGCACAATTGGTGGTTATTAAAGGAAGATAAATCCCCATGGCCCGATATAGATTGGGAAGGTTTTTTTTCAGCAAAATTTCAACCAACTGTACCAATACAGCTATAACCAAAATAAACACCATGATTCGTAAATATTCGAGCTTGAGAGGAATAAAAATATAATTCCAAAGGCTCCAGGTTACGATGGATGAGAGAACCATAACAAAAGCAACCGCCATCCCCATACCAAGTGAATTGGAGATATTCGTCGACATACCAATATAGGGACACAATCCAATATATCTGGCCAAAAGGATATTTTCGATAAAAGCAGCGCTGATAATAATTTTAAATAGATCAACAAAGGTTACGCTCATTTATTCACCCTCCTTGATAAGTGATTGAGTACCCCAATGTAAATTCCTATCAAGAGGAAGGCTCCCGGCGGAAGAATCATAAACATCATATTTTGATAAGTTTCGGGCAATAGAGGAACGGAGAGGATTGAACCATATCCAAATAACTCACGAACCACCCCGATTGCAGTAATAACCAATGTATATCCGATCCCCATTCCCAAAGCATCGGCTATCGAAGGGAGGAGCGGCTTTCTGGAGGCAAAAGCTTCAGCACGTGCCATAATTATACAATTGACTACAATTAAGGGGATAAAAACCCCCATGGCTTTGGATAAAGGTGGTAGATAGGCTTTCATAACCAAATCGACAATGGTGGTAAAAGTTGAAATAACCACAATAAAAATTGGAATTCTAACTTGGTCAGGAATTACTTTTCGTAAAATAGAAATGACTATACTGGAACAAGTTAATACAAAAATCACCGCAGCTCCCATGGCAAGGCAGTTTTCGACTTTAACTGAAACAGCTAAGACCGAACAGAGACCTATCATGAGACGTAATACTGGATTTTCCCCGATTATCCCGTTTTTAAAATAAAACCAAAACTGTTTCATTAATCGGCCTCCTTTCCCAACTGCGACAAAACACCTTGGCAAGCTTGAATAACCGCTCGGGAAGAAATTGTTGCGCCAGACAAAGCTTGAATATCACGATTGAGTTCGAAAGAATCAGTTAATGGTTTGTTTTGAAATTGTTCTTGAAAATGCGAACTGGTGATTTCTGAACCCAAACCTGGAGTTTCTTGGTGCTCTAAGACCCTCATACCAACCATGGTATTGGTTTGAGTCGATATTGCGATCAATAATAGAATTTGACCAC
This is a stretch of genomic DNA from Candidatus Atribacteria bacterium ADurb.Bin276. It encodes these proteins:
- the rnfE_2 gene encoding Electron transport complex protein RnfE, producing the protein MKQFWFYFKNGIIGENPVLRLMIGLCSVLAVSVKVENCLAMGAAVIFVLTCSSIVISILRKVIPDQVRIPIFIVVISTFTTIVDLVMKAYLPPLSKAMGVFIPLIVVNCIIMARAEAFASRKPLLPSIADALGMGIGYTLVITAIGVVRELFGYGSILSVPLLPETYQNMMFMILPPGAFLLIGIYIGVLNHLSRRVNK